GCTTCGTTCGGTTCGGGTGCTTCGGCAACTGTTTTCGGAAGCCAAGGTTCTGCTACCTTTTTGAGTCGGCTTACTGCTATACTCGCCGGCGTTTTTTTCGTGACCAGTCTGGGTTTGGCGTTCTTCGCGAAGCAGCAGGCTGATCAGTTGTCCCGGGCAGGGCTGCCGGATCCAGCTGTGCTGGAAGTGCCGGTCAGCAAGCCGGCAGTGGAAGACGTTCCTGTGCTCGAGCAGCGCAAGCCTGCGGATACTGCAGGTGATCTCCCCGAGGTGGAGGAAGGGCAATAAGGTTTTTGCCGAGGTGGTGGAATTGGTAGACACGCTACCTTGAGGTGGTAGTGGCCATAGGCTGTAGGGGTTCGAGTCCCCTCCTCGGTACCAAACAAGCAGGCCCGCCTAGTGCGGGCTTTCTTGTGTTTAAGGGTTTCGGTTGACCTGTATTAGGCATGGGTCGTATAATTCGTGCCCAGTTTGACGCGGGGTGGAGCAGTCTGGTAGCTCGTCGGGCTCATAACCCGAAGGTCGTTGGTTCAAATCCAGCCCCCGCAACCAGTCGATAAAGAGCCCCTGTACAGGGGCTTTTTATTAGCTTGAGGCCAGGTCGCCGGCATTTACAGGCGGTCAAAGGGATGGGCGTTTCGCCCATTTTTCATTTGTACAGCATGCGCGAGGGACTTCGATGTCGAGCAAGCTAGAACAGTTGCAGGCCTTGTTGGCCCCGGTGGTTGAGGCGCTTGGCTATCAGTGCTGGGGTATTGAGTTCATTTCCCAGGGGCGGCATTCACTGCTGCGTGTCTATATCGACCATGCCGATGGCATCCTCATCGATGATTGCGAGAAAGTCAGTCGTCAATTGAGCGGTGTGCTCGATGTGGAAGATCCGATCAGCGTGGACTACACCCTTGAGGTTTCTTCTCCTGGCATGGATCGGCCGCTGTTCACGATCGAACAGTACACGGCCCATGTTGGTGACCAGGTAAAAATAAAGCTGCGCTCGCCCTTTGAGGGCAGGCGCAATTTCCAGGGTCTTCTCCGTGGGGTGGAAGAGCAGGATGTCGTGGTGCAGGTGGATGACCATGAATACCTGCTGCCGATCGACTTGATCGATAAGGCCAACATCATTCCCCGTTTTGACTGAGAACGGATCCCGCGGACCCCAATGGATTGCGAAAGGCGAGGCGTACGATGAGCAAAGAAGTACTGCTGGTTGTGGAGTCGGTGTCCAATGAAAAGGGCGTACCGGCGAGTGTGATTTTCGAAGCGCTTGAGCTGGCCTTGGCCACCGCTACCAAGAAGCGCTACGAGGACGAAGTTGATCTGCGTGTGGAAATC
This DNA window, taken from Pseudomonas sp. FeN3W, encodes the following:
- the rimP gene encoding ribosome maturation factor RimP, translating into MSSKLEQLQALLAPVVEALGYQCWGIEFISQGRHSLLRVYIDHADGILIDDCEKVSRQLSGVLDVEDPISVDYTLEVSSPGMDRPLFTIEQYTAHVGDQVKIKLRSPFEGRRNFQGLLRGVEEQDVVVQVDDHEYLLPIDLIDKANIIPRFD
- the secG gene encoding preprotein translocase subunit SecG; its protein translation is MLQTVVIVVHLLVALGVVALVLLQQGKGADAGASFGSGASATVFGSQGSATFLSRLTAILAGVFFVTSLGLAFFAKQQADQLSRAGLPDPAVLEVPVSKPAVEDVPVLEQRKPADTAGDLPEVEEGQ